AGCAAGAGTCATCTGTTCAATGAACCTTGTCTCTGAGCAGGCGATCTTCAGGAGTGGATTAACATCACAGACAAAGTGGTCAATGACATtagagtcacagaattccagGGCCAGTCCGAAGCTAAACGGTGGGGAGATGATCAACAAGGTGGCCATCCAACAGCAGAAGACAATCCTTCGGCAGACCCTGTGGTTCATGATGGTCAcgtaatgcaggggtttgcagatggccacgtagcgatcAAAAGACATGGCGGCCAGGAGAAAAAATTCTGTTACTGCAAACATGTATGTAAAAAATAGTTGGCATGCACAAGCGTTATAGGTAATGGCCCTGTCACCTGTTGATATACTGTACAAGAATCTAGGAATGCAGGCAGAAGTGAAGGAgatttctaagaaggaaaaattttggagaaaaaagtaCATGGCAGTTTTGAGATGGGAATCCACTAATATAAGGAGGAGGATGATCAGGTTGCCAGTTAGACTCAACATGTAGGtgagaaggagaaatagaaaaatcaaaatctgcATGTGCGGGTCATCTGTCAATCCTAGGAGAATGAAACGGGTTAGTGACGTGTGGTTTCTCATTGCTGGGTCCCGAGTTCTGCCCAATCTGCATGTAAAACTGAACAAGGTAAGATCTGAGAAGAGGGTGAGAAAAACATATACAATGACTTTTGTTTAGAAAAGCCAGGCAAtgtattttacatgcatttttgttttacttgatGGTTTAAAATAATTCATGCTTTCAGCTCTGTTGATATGTCATTTGATAGGTTAGAAAATTGGCTTTCAAACAGTTTTGACCACAACATATAGTAAGATAGACATTTTATGTGACAGTCcagtgtacatgcacacacacaccaatgtATACTTACATATGTCTGaaatgaaaatgtcaataaaattagacGTTCTGCTTTCTGACATTTTCCATatgatctataaaaatattaagtcacAGTgtcatacatctttttttttttatggccacactcgcagcatatggaagttcctgggtgagggattaaacccgcacctccacagaaACCTGAACCAcggcagtcaggttcttaacccactgcactacagtgggaactcctaacagttGCATCTTAGATGTCATCTCTTCAAATGTTAAACATCTTCACCTGCTGATTTCACCCTCTCTCTAAGTGAACATGTTCACAATGGAATGCCTCATCAACTGCTCCTCCTGCCATAACTCCTGCCATACTCCTTGCTCACTACACTAAAACCAAAGTCAACACTGATTGCCCCACATTAACAACTGAGAACAAGCTATCATTCTCTTCGTGTAACAGTATCTTGCAATTCTATTGACAATGCAGGTATTTCACTTAATTTTGCTGTTTCCCTGACTCAAACAGGGGGAGGTTTTGTCTGTTGGTTGGTTGGTCGGTCGGTCTTGAAGTTATGGAGAGTAGCTCTAAAAGCACACCATGGGGAAAGTCAGGTATTGTAGTCATCTTACATGGACTACCTGTCTGGAAAGTATTGTCATCTAACCATTTGTGTCTCTCACTCCCCCTGCTGATTCTGATCTATACCCAGCATCCAGGGACTTGTTCCTCTGTTTTCTATTTAGACTTCAGAGGAGTCTCCAAATCTCCCAAACCACATTAAGACCTTTCTATGTGTTTTGTCACACCTTATGCTCTAGagaggatgtaaaaaaaaaattattatttgaagttcctatcatggctcagtggttaacaaatccgactaggaaccatgaggttgcgggttcaattcctggcctcgctcagtgggtcaaagaaatggtgttgtcgtgagctgtaatGGACTCAAATGTAGAAGAAGATTGTATATACAGCCCACCTATCTCTCTTTGCTTCAGTCTTGAGACTTCTAGACTTACACAGCTCTGAAAACTTCAGGCCCTGTCCCTGCTcctaaatatattgaaaattaagTTGACACAATTGTTTGGTATGTTTTACTTCCCTTGCCTTTTAGACTACTGAACATTTTAAAGAGGCAAGGTTCTTAATCATATCGGCAGATAATTTCCAGTTCAAGGCTGCTTCTAGAAGTCCCTCGCTGCACTTGCTTTTAGGTTGTCTGCTATTTATTAATGCATCAACCCAGCCTTAGTCGCCTCAATCAATTCAACATTATGAATTATTGTTTCTTATAATCAAAATTTGATTAACTATCCACATCTTTCTAATTTTGGTCATAAACATCAAACCgtttttaagaaataatcattttcagagttcctgccgaggtgcaatgagttaagaatcagactgcagcagctagagttgctacagaggtgcaggttccatccccagcccagcacagtgggttaaaggatctgacattgccacagctacagcagaggtcgctgctgtggcttggatttagtccctggcctgggaaattccatatgctacaggtgcatccattaaaaaagaaagaaagaagaaaagaaaaaataattttctaagtcTCTCCAAGACCACAGACATAATGGTTTCACTTGGTTATTTATTTCTGAGGTTTAGAAGGATGAAAACTATGCATAGGCTTGTATGTGGACTTCTAGGGGTCACTCTTACTCATCCACCCATACTCACCTCACAGGCAACTCTGGGATGGCACTGATTTATCAGATTCTTTCATTTCCACCTTGTGGCCAAGACTTTCCTACCAAAGTATTTGTGTTATTTTGAAAGGTTATTGCGGATGCAAGGTCTGGAGGAATATCGAGAACTCTCTCCAGTTTGGAGAAACACAATAACTGAACCTTCCTAGACAAAAATGAGAATTTCTGACAGTGAGAAGATTGATGATTGTTTCATGTGCCAAACATGAAACCAAGTGAATAAACATGAATCCTGGGTAAACTGGGTGTTAAAATCACTTATGAATCTTCTGAGCAATCATTTGGCAAAAATCCTGAAACATGCAGCCATGGGGACAGTGTCCTCAGAGAGCTGAAGATTCCACGATGAATTCGACACAGGacttttacataaaataaaactaaaacgaCAAAGAATAAGTCTACATTCTCTTCCTCTTGTTCAAAAACATCTATAGTTACTAATAGCTGCTAAAGGAATAATTTTCCCTtccttcatttaattatttttaccttAAGTAATTGCTATTTATTATAAAGtagatacaaaattttattttatttggggttaccctcaatatatattttttggtttttgtttatactttcttgttctattttttataattgtGGTAatttatacataacataaaatttactatctcTATCAATTTAAAGgtacagttcagtagtattaAGCGCATTCCTATTATTGTGTATTACCCTTCATATttaacacacatattttttcttgCAATATCTAGTAATTGCTTTTTATTATAAAGAGTAAAgtaatttctatttattgtttaaaattgctatttatggagttcccattgtggggccatgggttaaggatccagcattgctacagatGTGGCACAGGTCACCACTCTGGTTCgtatttaatccctggcctgggaacttccatgtgcctcagttgtggccaaaaaattaaaaaataataaaatacgaaataaataaaattaaactaacaaaaatagaaaaggtaAACCCAATATAATAACCACCCATAATATCTCAGATTATACCTTTCTAGAAATTTCCTGTGTAAGATTACTCATATTAATTGGTATATTcacaaatgtgaaaattttaagttgttcatcaaactaattaataattaaaaatttgaataaactTTTTTATCTCAATAATTATAAATTCGCATCATCATTTGGGAAACtaagcaatatttcttttttttttttttttgacttttctaggcccgcacctgcagcatatggaggttcccagactaggggtcgaattggagctgtagccaccagcctatgccagagccacagcaacacgggatctgagccgcgtctgcaacctacatcacagctcacagcaacgccggatccttaacccactgagcaaggccagggatcgaaccacaacctcatggttcccagtcggatttgttaaccactgcgccacaatgggaactcctacccttaATACTTTAACacacatatttaattttgatttttcttgtaatatctAGGAAGAGTTGATATCTAGGCCCCCATTGCTAATAAGGCAAATCACTtagccttatttttttctcttcttccacttGTTTTGGACTATTTTATTAGAGACTATTAACTGATGTCTTATGAGAGAGAtggtaatattttccttttattactaatattattttagttttaagaatAAGTGTTATTCATATCTGTAACTACCCTACTCCTGTTACCCTAAAGATATTTTCCTCTCTTGggtgaatgcatttttttctttcttgctggaATATACCATTACCTAATTCTATTGGttacaataaaagtaaaacattttgattgtttttatttcttaagttgaATTAATTTGGTCTCAAACTTGAATGGTTCCTTTCTCAACTGTATAATTTTCTATGAGAAATAATCTTCCTGGAGCAATTTCATCTTCTTTACTAGGAATTCCAATGATGAACCTATGGCATATATTGATCCATTAATGCAATGAAATACAATACATTGAGAGATAATTATTCTTAAGAAgtatttagggatttttttaatttttaattttatattttaaaagtgacttgAGTAGATCACTTAAGGGTGTCTTAGAACAAAATTCATCGGCTGACCCCCAGCATTTAGATCACGTAAAAAGAACACTATGAGAATCTGATTGTCATTTTATCATTTGACTTTCTTTTTGCCCTGCAACTGATGCtattatgatttcatttctcATCTCTGTGGACACTGCCATAcaggtgttaatttttttttctgccaaagtTAATTTTACTATAGGTTCATTGGTGGTTTTGAATAGGGTCACCaagaacatttttgtttgttcccTCAATTGATCCCCATGCACTTAAGCAGATAAAACCAAGAAAACACCTGCCATTTCTACTAATGAAAATGTATAGAGTAATCCATATCTTTGCAAAAAAAGCTCAGCGCATCTTCACTTCACAGCCAGGGAGAGTTGCTAGCATTTATTTACTattgttttccattctttcaaTCACAGAATTTAGAGAAGTATTTATAACAGTCACATGAGAGACAGGCACTCTCATCAGATTCCATTTGCGATGTGGTGATGTTTGGTAGCTCACTGAACATTACCTTGCATTTGCAGACACTCTTACCTGGAAGAGTATGCAGGGCAAACTTAGCTCAAAATTATAGTCACTAGCACCCAGTATTTCTCAGACTCATGAAGGAACTTTGGGTTAAATGTCCTGAAAAGTCATAGGGAACCATCAGAAAGTAAGTATGAAATGTTTGTCATTTTTGTGCCTAAAAGTTCGAAAACTGGAACCAGGGAAATTGTGTAAAAGCAGCCCTTGGGGAAAGGCACTGAGTTTAAAACTTTCTGCTGGAAAACGTGAGTATAAGAAGTACCTTTGTGTTCAGAGAGGATTTGAAAAGTAATCTTCGAGCTGCCACTTTGTTCTATATAACATGATGATCAATCTGAACATGACTCTTGAGCTGTGATCTTGGAAGAGATTAGACTTAAGGGTAAGACCAGATACGTACACAGCAGTGTTGGCACTGCCATGGCATAAGGAGAGGGGCcaaaaatgaatctcaaaaaacaTTCCTCATGTTTTCATAGACCCTTACAAAATGAGGGTTAGAAACAGCCTCAAAGGGGCAACCACCCCTTTCCATTACTCTGCTAAATGGTTATTTAACTTATCCTTAAACATTTCCAGTGCATCCCTTGGGCTGCCTCAGTCCTGTCCAAATCCATAATAATTAAAGTCACATTAATTAGGTCAGACTACATTCTAGGATTTTAGAGCCTCTGATGTTAATTGTTCTTTTACTAGTGCACTCAAATAACTCACataggtaaatatataaaaacaaacaaaaaaagtaaagtaaaaggagttctctggtggctcagtgggttaaggatccagcattgtcactgctgtagctctggttattgctatggcccgggaacttccaaatgaagcaagtgccgccaaaaaaaaaaaaaaaaaaaaaaaggaatgtaaaataagCATGTTTGTTATTAATTGAAAACATCATAAGGTCAGATAAACATAATGGTGATGATTTTGAAGTGAAATGACTATGAATTAGAATAAAGTGGCAAACTTCACAAGAAGaataccaattttaaaaaatcaggattaTCTTGTTAGTAAAAGTATTGAAAataatatccaggagttcccatcgtggcgcagtggttaacgaatccgactaggaaccatgaggttgctggttcggtccatgtccttgctcagtgggttaaggtgccggcgttgctgtgagctgtggtgtaggttgcagacgcgactcggatcccacgtttctgtggctctggtgtaggcgggcggctacagctccgtttggacccctagcctgggaatctccatatgctgcgggagtggccctagaaaaggcaaaaagacaaaaaaaaaaaaatccaaagcagtaATTCTCAAATCCCTAAGGCTTCAGAAAATAGAGATTCTCACTTACAAATAGTGGAACTATACATGAGGACAAATTTCCTAAAGGACTGGCTTAGCAGTAAATATGGGGAGCCCTTTATTCAATGTTTCTTTTTGACCAGTTCTTAAATGTGAAATctgatgagttaaaaaaaaaaagttttatatataagaatgcccactaaaagattattttataacaaatggaagaaattttgaTGATCAATATTAAAACTACTAACTTTATCGTTTTCTCCTTTATATGTTTGGATATAATAAGCAAAGttgtgtttttaaagaatatttaatgacatgagGAAATACACTCTAAGTACTATAAAAACAATTGCATGAATAAAGGTGAGGTTAAGTGAGGAAAATATCAAATGTTATTTACATATGAAATTAATTTCACAAACTATATATAACTGCCTTTGTACATAACTAATATATGTACAAACAGAttgtaaataaattcaacaaGATATGAAAAATGATGAACTCTGTACAAGGTGATTTTAGGAAATCTTGCTTTCTTATATTTGTCTCAGTTCTAGGTGAATGTagagaataaatacatatttttattttatagtgagGGATTAAGGTAATGTTATtatctcaaaagacaaaaataataaataacaattctttgtaatttaaaatgattCCTTGAGAGCAGGAAGTGAAACAGTCATAGCCTAAAACTacagaattaaatataatttctttctatTATGATTTTCCTCTTAAAGCAGTCATTCAAACAGTAATGTGAAGTTCAATTGCGAATCTCATTCCACCATGTCCTCTGAACTGAGGCACaaggttatatatttttatggtatGCAGCGGTGTACCACCCCGCAATGTTAAGTGGGAGTCAGTGTATTGGGCAGCATGAGCATTGGGGTCCATGGGTAGAAGGAGCTGAGGACAACTTTGGAGGCACTAAGTGGGAAGATGTGTGGCTCTCAGGAAACCATCACATCAGCCTCAGAGAGCAATCCCGGCACAGGCACACTTTATTTAAATGTCGTCAACATGTAGGCAAACCCTTTATGCTGTAAGCGAAGGTCAGCAGACTTTTCCTAGGAAGGTGTCCTATCACATTCTGGCAACCAGCCTAACAGACAAGACAGGATACCTTTCCCGGGCCAGGAGGGAAACAGCACACAAGGTACTTCGTGGGGAATATCTTAAACATCACATAAAAAACGTTCACATTGCAAAGGAATTTATCTCCTAAGGAAATACCATTCTAGTCACTTACTGAAGTAACCCAGATGCCCTGGAGGTACCATTCGCAGCTAGGAAACATTTGAAAAGTTAACACTTTAACTAATTTGTGACTACGAGAATTGACACAGGATGAGTAGTTGCCCCACATCCTAAAATGACAACTTTCCTGGAAACATGGGATCTTTGGATCCAATTTGAACTGGCTTAAATTCCAGCGCTGATATTTCTTAGAAGTTCAATATACCCTCATCCCTGAGAGAGTGAGTGAATAGAtgagaaatgtgagaaatgaaaAACTGCTCAAGGGCATCCTGGAAGGTGATGAAATCATGGCTGTTTGCTGTGATCCTCAAAGGAAGCAACACAGGGAGGCAACCTTGTAGGGAAGCGCCTAAGGATGGATTGTGGGTTTTCAGCTTTTAAGAACAGTCACACTTAatagcaagttttatttattctctgtgtCATATTTAGTCCTTGTAATGTTAATGCCTGACAATCCCCGTTCTTCGGAGGAATAAGCACAGAATGTAAGTCTCTTCTTGGGCCAGGCTGCTGAGAACAAAGAGATGTCCCAAAGCATTGATAGGGTAGCAGTGATTAAAGCCATTCCCAATGGTAAGGTGTGTCTTCAGTGAAAGAAATCATGGCAAAGAAAGCAGCGCTTTCCCCAAGAAATATCCTCCCTCATCTACATCTTGGAGGATATAGATTTTATGTTATTAGGGAGCTGGAAAGCAGCCTCAAAAGGCATTTGGGAGCTGAAATAGGAGGTTCTGTAAGGATTGTGCAAAGCCTAAGGGCAGGACTCTGTTCCCTGGGGAAAACGATCAAAACATTCAATTTGTTAGGGTTCTGGGAAAGCTTAGGACGGGTGGGACCTTAAACAATGGATGAACATTGAAACAGGAAttcaagaaaggacaaaaaacagAGGCTGGTCAAACTGATTCGCAAGAGAAACACAAACGTCACAAGAAAAACACGAATATGCTATTATTTCAGCATGTTATCTATCATGAAAGGAGTGCAAAGAAGAAGTCCTGGAGAAGGATGGGACTCAGGAAATTTCATGATAACTCGTGATACTGCTCCCAAGTCACCCAAACAATAAAAGCTTCTCTAGGATGTTGAGGGattaagaaattatttgaagGGGACACATGTTGCAAAGCACAGAAAATAGTGTGAATAAGCCATTGGTGGTATTTTATGACCCTAAGGTATGAGAATGATATGTTGACAGGCTTTAATGGCAAGTggataaaacaaatttttatccatttttttctattaatggtCATTTGTGGATCTCCAACTCTACACTGAGGACTGGAGACACCAGGATGGCTGCCAAATCTCCGGGGACTGTGAGATCTACATTTAAATTTGCAGGAGCAGACATGAAATTTCAGATGAGTATTTTTCATAAACTACAGTCTGAAGAGCAAGGAAGGGAAAACAGAGTCCAGGGAAATGAAGCACGATGTGCTCACTTACACCGTGATCACTAATGATCAAGTAAAAGCTCTAAAATGTGCTTCTACAGGCTTCTTTCGCTACTTTTCTATACATAGCTTATtgagatattatttttatattttattcctcaGATTCAACGTTTATGATTTATTAATACAGACTTATGTATCTGACAACTGTGATGAAAAATCATTCTGCTATCACTTCCTTCATCCTACTAGGATTAACAGATGACCCACGACTCCAGGTGTTTCTTTCGGTATTCCTGTTTCTGACCTACATTTTCACTGTTGTTGGAAATCTGGTCATCATCCTCCTCACTCTGGTGGACTCTCACCTTAaaacacccatgtactttttccttcgGAATTTCTCCATCCTAGAGATAATACTTACAACTGTCTGTGTTCCTCGATTCCTGTACAGCATGACAACTGGGGACAAAAGCGTGACCTATAATGCCTGTGCCATCCAGTTATTTTTCGTCATCCTCATTGGGGCAACAGAATTTTTTCTCCTAAcggccatgtcctatgaccgctacgtggccatctgcaagcccctGCACTACACCGCCATCATGAATGGAAGGATATGCACCGTTCTTGTCCTTGGCTGTTGGCTGATTGGGTTAATTATTGTACTCCCACCTCTCAGCCTAGGAGTTCAGCTAGATTTCTGTGACTCCAATCTCCTTGACCATTTTGGCTGCAATGCATCTCCTCTTCTAAAGATCGTGTGCTCAGACACTCAGTTTGTAGAACAACTTGTTTTAATCATGGCTGTGCTGACCCTCATGGTCACACTCGTCTGTGTGATTGTGTCCTACACCTACATCATCAAGTCCATTTTAAGGCTCCCTTCAGCCCAGCAGAGAAAAAAGGCTTTctccacctgttcttcccacatcATTGTGGTCTCCATCACCTATGGAAGTTGCATCTTTATCTATATCAAGCCGGCAAAGGAAGGAGTGGCCATTAATAAGGCGGTGTCCCTGCTCAACACTTCGGTTATTCCTCTGATGAACCCTTTCATTTATACGCTGCGGAACAAGTAAGTCAAACAAGCCTCAAGGGACTCAATAAAAAAGATGGCTTTTCTTTCAAAGAGTTAGCCAATGattgtgtaaatttaaaatttacacatATAAACATTTCATCTTTTACTGTGTTCTAATTCAAATCAAGGGTACAGTCCTGAATTTAGAGCCTAACTTGCCACTAAAGCTTCTTTTCTATTACTCTGAGAACATGGACTGAAGAAAGCACTGTAGCCTTAATTCAAATAGAcctttctgaaaaataatggctgtgggtacatgtataactgagtcacttgtttttcagcagaaatgatcacaacattgtaaatcaactttacttcaataaaacttaaaaaatagaacttccattgTTGTTCACATCTATAAGTGAGCATGAATATAAATTTCCAGAAGGTCCAAATAGTACTTCATCTTCCTTACATCTGAAACACAAAAAtgcagtaacaaaaaaaaaaaaaaaaaaaaaaaaaaaaaaaaaagagctgtccttttccattcatttctttaaatttaagttCTTCCAGgtcaaaaattatttatcttgGGATTCTTTCCTAGCATCCACTGTTTCAAAAACAAGATAATGGGTAGATGtaatttgtttctctctctttttttttgtttttgtttttgtttttttttttttttttttttttttgttgttgttgttgtatttcttggcgctggcatatggagttccaggctagggtcgaaccggagctgtagctgccggcctacgccagagccacagcaacgcaggatccaggctgcgtcttcgctcacggcaacgccggatcatcaacccactgagcaagggcagggatcgaacccgcaacctcatggttcctagtcggattcgttaaccactgcgccacgacgggaactcctctttttttttttttaatacaaaccaCCTTGCTACAGACTAAGATGGAACTAATTTATtattaaactgaatttttttttatttttggcattatagacctttattttttccaatcttATTAGATGTAATTGACAAATAACATTGTATAAGCTTAAGGTATACTCCATAAAGattttacatgtgtgtatattaCAAAGTGATTATCATAAGTTTAGTTAACACCAGTTACCTCTGTTTTCTATAATGGctgtacaatttttttcctgtgtgagaactttttaagatctattctcttggAAACTTTCATTAAGTACAATAGACTATCATTAACTATAATCATCATGCTTTACATTTCAACCTCAGGACTTATTAT
Above is a window of Sus scrofa isolate TJ Tabasco breed Duroc chromosome 5, Sscrofa11.1, whole genome shotgun sequence DNA encoding:
- the LOC100512207 gene encoding olfactory receptor 6C2-like → MQILIFLFLLLTYMLSLTGNLIILLLILVDSHLKTAMYFFLQNFSFLEISFTSACIPRFLYSISTGDRAITYNACACQLFFTYMFAVTEFFLLAAMSFDRYVAICKPLHYVTIMNHRVCRRIVFCCWMATLLIISPPFSFGLALEFCDSNVIDHFVCDVNPLLKIACSETRFIEQMTLAGSVLIFILTLVCVVLSYVCIFVYIKPSAKDEMTINKGVTILTTSISPMLNPFIYTLRNKQVKQAFNDLVQRIISLSKN
- the LOC100511858 gene encoding olfactory receptor 6C2-like — translated: MKNHSAITSFILLGLTDDPRLQVFLSVFLFLTYIFTVVGNLVIILLTLVDSHLKTPMYFFLRNFSILEIILTTVCVPRFLYSMTTGDKSVTYNACAIQLFFVILIGATEFFLLTAMSYDRYVAICKPLHYTAIMNGRICTVLVLGCWLIGLIIVLPPLSLGVQLDFCDSNLLDHFGCNASPLLKIVCSDTQFVEQLVLIMAVLTLMVTLVCVIVSYTYIIKSILRLPSAQQRKKAFSTCSSHIIVVSITYGSCIFIYIKPAKEGVAINKAVSLLNTSVIPLMNPFIYTLRNK